AATGTCTTACAACTTGTACAATGGAGTAACAGGATCCTATCCTAACTATTCCATTGACTATGGAAACGCTTTGGTAACCCGTGGTAATCTAACCGGAGTAGTTGGCGGTGCCGCGGCTTCCACAGTCGCATCAACGGTTGACATTAACTGGACTGACAATTCAGGAAGTGGAAGTGCAATGGTAACAGACAAAACTTTGATCTTGCTCTATAACGAGTCAAGAGGAGAAGTAGTCTTTACCACCGCTGGACCAACAAGATCAGCCGGAACAGAAAGTATTTCAGTACCACCTGAATACACCGGCGAAGATGTGGAGGTGTTCTTAGGGTTTATTTCCGAAGATGGTTCTAAAGTGTCCAATAACGCTTATTTAGGTTCTGTAACAGTTGCGTAAAAGCGATTGACGTTTTCTTGGAAAACCGTCCTCATTTGGGGGCGGTTTTTTTATCTTTACACCTCCCGATTTTCTTATCTTTAGTCTTTAATTAGCTATAATTCAACACTTCTTGTTGCTTATTTGTATCTATTGATAGCTAATTAACTGATAATCAAACATACATTACATTTTGCATCGGGAAGTAACCACTTGGTTGGCGACGGCAAAGGCCAAACGGAGCACAAGAACCGAAGCTGTAGTAGCATATTCTGTTTTTATGGCCTTTGAGAGAAAACTTGCAGCTGGTGTTACAATTTTAAAATATTGCATAGGAGAATACTACTATTTACTTCAATATTCTTCTATAATAAGTCCGATAATTTCCGTTGAAAAGGGTTAAACTTACATTATGGGGGGGTTTTATTTTATTTATGTTAAATTTTCTTTAACTTGTACCTTTGGTATTGTTTTGGTAAATGGATATTAA
This region of Aequorivita marisscotiae genomic DNA includes:
- a CDS encoding DUF6266 family protein, which gives rise to MAIINQGILGGVSGKIGNVIGGTWKGIDYLRIKPSSVANPKTEGQVDQRSKFSTVLRFLQPMTDFLRVGFKLYANKMTQFNAAMSYNLYNGVTGSYPNYSIDYGNALVTRGNLTGVVGGAAASTVASTVDINWTDNSGSGSAMVTDKTLILLYNESRGEVVFTTAGPTRSAGTESISVPPEYTGEDVEVFLGFISEDGSKVSNNAYLGSVTVA